One Thalassotalea sediminis DNA segment encodes these proteins:
- the rpsP gene encoding 30S ribosomal protein S16: MVTIRLARGGAKKRPFYQVVVADSRNSRDGRFIEKIGFFNPSAQGQAEKLRLDLDRVNHWVAQGAGLSDRVAKLVKDAQAAA; the protein is encoded by the coding sequence ATGGTTACCATTCGTTTAGCCCGTGGCGGCGCAAAAAAGCGTCCATTCTATCAGGTAGTTGTTGCAGATAGCCGTAACTCTCGCGATGGTCGTTTCATCGAGAAGATTGGTTTCTTCAACCCTTCAGCACAAGGTCAAGCAGAAAAATTGCGTTTAGACCTTGATCGTGTAAACCATTGGGTTGCACAAGGCGCTGGTTTATCTGATCGTGTGGCAAAGCTTGTAAAAGATGCTCAAGCTGCAGCATAA
- a CDS encoding HlyC/CorC family transporter encodes MDTISTSMLFLILSILILISAYFSGSETGMMSLNRYKLRHLEKQKHKGAKRVGKLLSRPDQLIGLILIGNNLVNVFASLIAGIIAERLIGDAGIFYAGLILTLVILIFAEVTPKTLAALNPEKVAFPSSILLTLLLKLFYPLVVAVNWITNGILALLGVSREERELHSLSSEELRTVVNESGALLAERDQSMLVSILDLEKVTVEDIMIPRSELVGIDINEDWKKIQKQLTQATHTRVLLYRDTIDDVVGYVHMRDALKLLSKNQFTKATLLRAVRELYFIPEGTTLNVQILKFQHAKERLGLVVDEYGDIQGLVTLEDILEEIVGDFTTTKEPAPSEEVHIQPDGSYLVDGSATVRDINKEMDWHFPTDGPKTLNGLVLEYLEDIPEAKLSVRIAGYPLEIVDVTDNMIKTVRIIPAYYLKEANPKD; translated from the coding sequence TTGGATACCATCTCAACGAGTATGCTATTTCTTATTCTCAGCATACTAATTCTAATCTCAGCGTACTTTTCTGGTTCAGAAACAGGCATGATGTCGTTAAATCGATACAAGCTACGCCATTTAGAAAAGCAAAAGCATAAAGGCGCAAAACGAGTCGGCAAACTATTAAGTCGCCCTGACCAACTTATCGGCTTAATTTTGATTGGAAATAACTTGGTTAATGTATTTGCCTCGCTCATAGCTGGTATTATTGCAGAGCGCTTAATAGGTGATGCAGGTATTTTCTATGCCGGTCTAATATTAACATTAGTGATTTTAATTTTTGCAGAAGTAACACCTAAAACTTTGGCAGCACTAAATCCTGAGAAAGTGGCATTTCCGAGTTCAATACTATTAACACTGCTATTAAAACTGTTTTACCCGCTAGTTGTCGCAGTAAACTGGATAACCAATGGCATACTCGCCTTATTAGGAGTTAGTCGTGAAGAACGAGAATTACACAGCCTAAGTTCTGAGGAATTACGCACAGTAGTAAATGAATCAGGTGCTTTATTAGCGGAACGCGATCAAAGCATGTTGGTAAGCATCTTAGACTTAGAAAAAGTAACTGTAGAAGACATTATGATCCCACGAAGTGAGTTAGTGGGGATAGATATCAACGAAGATTGGAAAAAAATCCAAAAGCAATTAACACAAGCCACACACACACGTGTACTTTTATACCGCGATACCATTGATGACGTAGTCGGTTATGTTCACATGCGTGATGCTTTAAAGCTATTGTCTAAAAACCAGTTTACCAAAGCAACATTACTAAGAGCGGTTCGAGAACTATATTTTATTCCCGAAGGTACAACGTTAAATGTACAAATATTAAAGTTTCAGCACGCTAAAGAGCGCCTCGGATTGGTTGTAGATGAGTATGGGGATATTCAGGGGTTAGTGACGCTAGAAGATATACTCGAAGAAATCGTCGGTGACTTTACCACAACAAAAGAACCAGCCCCATCTGAAGAAGTGCATATTCAACCCGATGGTAGTTATTTGGTTGATGGTAGTGCAACCGTTAGAGACATTAATAAAGAAATGGACTGGCATTTCCCTACAGACGGTCCTAAAACACTTAATGGTCTTGTTCTAGAATACTTAGAAGATATACCTGAAGCTAAACTCAGTGTGCGTATTGCTGGTTATCCTCTCGAAATTGTAGATGTAACAGATAATATGATTAAAACTGTACGTATAATCCCAGCGTATTACCTTAAAGAAGCCAACCCAAAAGATTAG
- a CDS encoding cytochrome C assembly family protein: MDFSSICSLVAFICYVTATVAVVFRLFHPKGPNIVKVLLIGSLAIVGHTLATTHFLFAEQNLNFALPNVISLVSLVISLTVTAMALKYKVNLLLPVAYSFAGLWQLTSIFIPHSSNILLPTANFAIASHIILALVAYCILIIAMLYAFQVAYINMKLKDKNLIAVSHLPPLMQVEGQLFTILAIGTLGLLLSQLVGFVFLNDFLANNAHKTVLSLAALALYSVTLWGHFKLGWRGHRVLVLIISASTLLTLAYFGSRFVKEFLLS, translated from the coding sequence TTGGATTTTTCGTCAATTTGCAGTTTAGTTGCTTTCATTTGCTACGTCACTGCAACAGTAGCCGTTGTTTTCCGCTTGTTTCACCCAAAGGGGCCTAATATTGTTAAGGTCTTACTTATTGGCTCTCTTGCAATTGTTGGCCATACCTTAGCAACCACTCACTTCTTATTTGCGGAACAAAATCTTAATTTTGCATTACCAAATGTGATCTCTTTAGTCAGTCTCGTTATTAGCTTAACGGTTACTGCTATGGCGTTAAAATATAAAGTTAATTTATTATTGCCGGTCGCATATAGTTTCGCAGGTCTGTGGCAACTCACTTCAATTTTTATTCCTCATAGTAGTAATATTTTGCTGCCTACCGCTAATTTCGCGATTGCTAGCCATATTATTTTAGCATTGGTCGCCTACTGTATTCTTATTATTGCCATGCTGTACGCTTTCCAAGTTGCCTACATAAATATGAAACTCAAAGATAAAAACTTAATTGCAGTGAGTCACCTACCTCCATTAATGCAAGTTGAAGGACAATTATTTACTATACTTGCCATTGGCACCTTAGGTTTATTATTAAGCCAACTTGTTGGTTTTGTTTTTCTAAATGACTTTTTAGCTAACAATGCACACAAAACCGTATTATCATTGGCAGCATTAGCACTATATAGTGTTACTTTATGGGGTCATTTTAAATTAGGTTGGCGTGGTCATCGCGTGTTAGTCTTGATCATATCTGCCTCAACATTACTTACACTTGCCTATTTTGGCAGTCGCTTTGTGAAAGAGTTTTTATTATCTTAA
- a CDS encoding prolyl oligopeptidase family serine peptidase has product MNKTLIALIAGSAMLSLASQALADEGYQNPSPAIASLVDAKLSPTTRLSPNKQWMAFFERQRIASLDELAKPELKLAGIKLNPDNFSRARPRSKYLSIAFKNLASNKEISLTNLPKGRILSPSWSPNSEHLAFFIEQSKQANLFIYSIKTDTLRKVDNLALNSVITSRPYRWLPDSTAIIANKAVNITVEAPDDNVSSAVPIVSQTTGEKAPARTYQNLLATPHDKALFKYYGLGQLVKVSLQGKVTNIGQPALIRGFRVSPDAKNILVGHIEQPFSYLVPYSRFATTWRVVDTSGKLIKEIVRQPLAENIPQGFDSVRTGKRSLSWRNDKAATLVWAEAQDNGSMKAKVKYHDFIYTQASPFTEAPKLFAKLDRRYNTITWGNDQVAMLSDWRFSDRKIRSFIVNPNNADEGRIIFEDRSYNDAYNDPGRVVREQNAFGRYTLAIQDNRYLLLTGTGASDQGNIPFLDKYDITTQKKERLWHSEAPYYERVRDVLDTAGTKLITVRESKTEQPNFFIRDLTKKSITQFSDFPHPYPSFTNVKKELVKYTRDDGVELSGTLYLPPGYKTSDGTLPVLMWAYPLEYKDKSVASQVRESPYEFTYIGYWGPMPYLAKGIAIFDDPKMPIVGIEGKEPNDTFRKQLVSSAQAAVDVLVEKGIADKNNIAIAGHSYGAFMVANLLAHSDLFKTGIARSGAYNRSLTPFGFQGEERNFWEGQEVYATMSPFFHAEKINEPMLMIHGKEDPNSGTFPMQSERMYNALKGLGKDARLVMLPYEGHGYRARESILHVLWEQERWLENYLIAK; this is encoded by the coding sequence ATGAATAAAACCCTGATCGCCCTTATTGCAGGTAGTGCTATGCTCTCTTTAGCATCACAAGCGCTCGCAGACGAAGGTTATCAAAATCCGTCTCCAGCTATTGCTTCACTTGTCGATGCTAAACTCTCACCAACCACGCGTTTATCGCCAAATAAACAATGGATGGCATTTTTTGAGCGCCAGCGAATTGCATCACTCGACGAGTTAGCTAAACCAGAATTGAAATTAGCAGGTATCAAGCTAAACCCTGATAACTTTTCGCGTGCTCGACCTAGATCAAAATACCTATCTATCGCCTTCAAAAACTTAGCGTCTAACAAGGAAATTTCGTTAACAAATTTACCTAAAGGCAGAATTTTATCACCTTCTTGGTCACCCAATAGTGAACATCTTGCGTTTTTCATTGAACAAAGTAAACAAGCAAACTTGTTCATTTATTCAATTAAAACAGACACGTTACGAAAAGTTGATAACTTAGCATTAAATTCTGTTATTACATCAAGACCATACCGTTGGTTACCGGATAGTACAGCCATTATCGCTAACAAAGCCGTTAATATTACTGTTGAAGCGCCTGACGATAATGTCTCTAGTGCAGTCCCCATTGTGTCGCAAACAACAGGGGAAAAAGCGCCTGCACGTACTTATCAAAATTTACTTGCTACGCCACACGACAAAGCATTGTTTAAGTATTATGGTTTAGGTCAATTAGTAAAAGTATCGTTGCAAGGTAAGGTAACTAATATTGGCCAACCTGCACTCATTCGAGGGTTTAGAGTCTCTCCTGATGCTAAGAATATTCTTGTTGGGCACATTGAACAGCCATTTTCGTATTTAGTGCCTTATTCACGTTTTGCCACTACATGGCGAGTTGTTGATACGAGTGGCAAGCTGATAAAAGAAATCGTCCGCCAACCGCTTGCAGAAAACATTCCACAAGGGTTTGATAGTGTGCGAACAGGTAAACGTTCACTCTCTTGGCGCAACGATAAAGCCGCGACATTAGTATGGGCAGAGGCTCAAGATAACGGGTCAATGAAAGCTAAGGTTAAATACCATGATTTCATCTATACGCAAGCATCGCCTTTTACAGAAGCGCCTAAACTTTTTGCAAAACTAGATCGTCGTTATAACACCATTACATGGGGCAATGATCAAGTGGCTATGTTATCTGATTGGCGATTTAGTGATAGAAAAATACGTAGCTTTATCGTTAATCCTAATAACGCTGATGAAGGCCGCATAATCTTTGAAGATCGCTCCTATAACGATGCTTATAATGATCCTGGACGTGTGGTAAGAGAACAAAACGCCTTTGGACGATATACGCTTGCTATTCAAGACAATCGATATTTATTACTCACCGGTACTGGAGCATCTGATCAAGGCAATATTCCTTTTTTAGACAAGTACGATATTACCACACAGAAAAAAGAACGTTTATGGCACAGTGAAGCACCTTATTATGAGCGTGTTCGCGATGTTTTAGATACTGCTGGTACTAAGCTAATAACCGTCAGAGAATCTAAAACTGAGCAGCCAAACTTTTTTATTAGAGATTTAACGAAGAAATCTATTACTCAGTTTTCTGACTTCCCACATCCATACCCTTCCTTTACCAATGTTAAAAAGGAATTGGTAAAATATACCCGTGATGATGGCGTTGAACTTAGCGGTACGCTTTACCTTCCACCAGGTTATAAAACGTCTGACGGAACCTTACCTGTATTGATGTGGGCATACCCACTAGAGTACAAAGATAAAAGTGTCGCCTCACAAGTGCGAGAATCTCCCTATGAATTTACCTACATTGGTTATTGGGGCCCAATGCCTTATTTAGCAAAAGGCATAGCTATATTTGACGATCCAAAAATGCCTATTGTTGGTATAGAGGGTAAAGAGCCAAACGATACGTTCCGTAAACAATTGGTGTCTAGTGCACAGGCTGCAGTTGATGTATTAGTTGAAAAAGGCATTGCTGATAAAAACAATATTGCCATTGCCGGCCATTCATATGGTGCCTTTATGGTTGCAAATTTGTTAGCACATAGTGACTTATTTAAAACAGGTATTGCACGCAGCGGCGCCTATAACCGTTCACTGACACCGTTTGGCTTTCAAGGCGAAGAACGTAATTTCTGGGAAGGACAAGAGGTTTATGCCACGATGTCGCCGTTTTTTCATGCTGAGAAAATTAACGAGCCTATGCTTATGATCCACGGAAAAGAAGATCCAAATTCAGGTACGTTTCCGATGCAATCTGAACGCATGTACAATGCGTTAAAAGGTTTAGGTAAAGATGCTAGATTAGTGATGTTGCCGTATGAAGGACACGGCTACAGAGCAAGAGAAAGTATTTTACATGTACTTTGGGAGCAAGAGCGTTGGTTAGAAAACTATCTGATCGCTAAGTAA
- the trmD gene encoding tRNA (guanosine(37)-N1)-methyltransferase TrmD, with protein MSNSKLWIGVISLFPEMFDAITEYGVTGRAIRNGLIEFHKWNPRDFTHDKHRTVDDRPYGGGPGMLMMVQPLRDAINAAKAEADKDVSLRGGERAKVIYLSPQGRRLDQTGVSELAHHDRLIFIAGRYEGIDERLIESHVDEEWSVGDYVLSGGELPAMNMIDAIARFVPGVLGHELSAEQDSFSDGLLDCPHYTRPEVLDGKSVPKVLLSGNHEHIKQWREFKSLERTWLRRPELLTGLALTAEQEKALNTIKQSPDTDRES; from the coding sequence GTGAGTAACAGCAAATTATGGATTGGGGTGATTAGCCTTTTTCCAGAAATGTTTGATGCAATAACCGAGTATGGGGTGACAGGCCGAGCGATACGTAATGGGTTGATTGAGTTTCACAAGTGGAACCCAAGAGACTTTACACACGATAAACATCGTACTGTTGATGATCGTCCTTATGGCGGTGGTCCAGGTATGTTAATGATGGTGCAACCATTACGAGATGCGATAAATGCCGCAAAAGCTGAAGCAGATAAAGATGTTTCGCTACGTGGCGGTGAGCGCGCAAAGGTCATTTATTTGTCGCCGCAAGGACGTAGGCTTGACCAAACTGGTGTAAGTGAATTAGCACATCATGACCGACTGATATTTATAGCAGGACGTTATGAAGGCATTGACGAGCGACTTATCGAATCACATGTTGATGAAGAATGGTCGGTTGGCGATTATGTTTTAAGTGGTGGTGAATTACCCGCGATGAATATGATTGATGCAATTGCCCGCTTTGTACCTGGTGTATTGGGACATGAGTTATCTGCAGAACAAGATTCGTTTTCAGATGGCTTGCTTGATTGTCCACATTATACAAGGCCAGAGGTATTAGACGGTAAGTCGGTACCTAAAGTGTTGTTAAGTGGTAATCACGAACATATTAAACAGTGGCGAGAGTTTAAATCTTTAGAAAGAACTTGGCTTAGAAGACCAGAACTTTTAACTGGCCTAGCTCTGACGGCTGAACAGGAAAAAGCGCTTAATACAATTAAGCAGTCACCTGATACAGACCGTGAATCCTAG
- the rimM gene encoding ribosome maturation factor RimM (Essential for efficient processing of 16S rRNA): MTEVISNEQIIVGKIGAVYGVKGWLKVHSFTQDQEAILDYFPWSLKLGNKVQTVEVTDWRKHNKGLVVKIDNIDDRDVAQTLVSAEIYVDKATLPELPDGEFYWRDLIGMTVVTDKGYDLGQVSDLLETGSNDVLVVKANRNDGFGKKERLIPYLEDQVVKTVSLEDKQICVDWDPGF, encoded by the coding sequence ATGACTGAAGTAATAAGTAATGAACAAATCATTGTTGGCAAAATAGGCGCAGTCTATGGTGTTAAGGGGTGGTTAAAAGTTCATTCTTTTACTCAAGATCAAGAAGCTATTCTTGACTATTTTCCTTGGTCTTTAAAATTAGGAAATAAAGTACAAACAGTCGAAGTAACTGATTGGCGAAAGCATAATAAAGGTTTAGTGGTTAAGATTGACAATATTGACGATCGGGACGTTGCACAAACGTTGGTGAGCGCTGAAATTTATGTTGATAAAGCAACTTTACCTGAGCTCCCTGATGGCGAGTTTTACTGGCGAGACCTAATCGGCATGACCGTTGTTACTGACAAAGGTTATGACTTAGGGCAAGTTTCTGATTTATTGGAAACAGGCTCAAACGACGTACTGGTTGTAAAAGCAAACCGAAATGATGGCTTTGGTAAAAAGGAAAGGTTAATTCCTTATCTTGAAGATCAAGTTGTTAAGACGGTGAGCTTAGAAGATAAACAAATTTGTGTTGACTGGGATCCAGGTTTTTAA
- the rplS gene encoding 50S ribosomal protein L19: MSNIIKALEEEQMKKDVPAFASGDTVVVQVKVKEGDKERLQAFEGVVIAVKNRGLHSAFTVRKISSGVGVERVFQTHSPLIDSIEVKRRGDVRQSKIYYLRERSGRSARIKEKLAKK, encoded by the coding sequence ATGAGTAACATTATTAAGGCTCTTGAAGAAGAGCAAATGAAGAAAGATGTACCAGCATTCGCATCAGGCGATACTGTTGTTGTACAAGTAAAAGTTAAAGAAGGTGATAAAGAACGTCTTCAAGCGTTTGAAGGTGTTGTTATCGCTGTTAAAAACCGTGGCTTACATTCTGCTTTCACCGTACGTAAAATTTCAAGCGGTGTTGGTGTTGAGCGTGTATTCCAGACACATAGCCCGTTAATCGATTCTATCGAAGTTAAACGTCGCGGTGATGTTCGTCAATCTAAAATCTACTACTTACGTGAGCGTTCAGGTCGTTCTGCGCGTATCAAAGAGAAGTTGGCTAAGAAGTAA
- a CDS encoding substrate-binding periplasmic protein translates to MIDKQIRHITLCFALIFTSCNVFSDPLNSETPVATTIKINVGLSIRPPFLIGNHQQFFGAGPEILAALNKFQQTFHFVAVEIPSKRKQKALNDGLIDIMMWDNLNWGWREKPVQSTAPIVSSKDVYITYANKTKSQQYFETLKNKSLALVIGYHYKLTEFDIEISTLTEHYDATMVRTEEASIRMTAANRVDIAIVSETALNWFFKQYPTVKQLILVSNRIDTQYTRHFIVPNSASISVNELNQLLQRALDANVLQPIYRKYGLTPPSSFL, encoded by the coding sequence ATGATAGACAAGCAAATTCGCCACATAACGTTGTGTTTCGCGTTAATTTTTACTTCTTGTAACGTTTTTAGCGATCCTTTAAATAGTGAAACACCAGTAGCAACAACCATCAAAATAAATGTAGGGTTAAGCATTCGACCGCCATTTCTTATTGGAAATCATCAACAATTCTTTGGTGCAGGGCCTGAAATCTTGGCGGCATTGAATAAATTTCAACAAACGTTTCATTTTGTCGCCGTTGAAATACCCTCTAAACGCAAGCAAAAAGCATTAAATGATGGCTTAATTGATATTATGATGTGGGATAACCTCAATTGGGGGTGGCGCGAAAAGCCTGTTCAAAGTACTGCTCCCATTGTGAGCTCTAAAGACGTCTATATTACTTATGCAAATAAAACTAAATCTCAGCAGTATTTTGAGACATTAAAGAATAAATCGTTAGCGTTAGTCATTGGTTATCATTACAAACTAACCGAGTTTGATATTGAGATATCCACACTTACTGAGCATTATGATGCAACAATGGTAAGAACAGAAGAAGCGAGTATAAGAATGACTGCGGCAAATCGGGTTGATATTGCGATTGTTAGCGAAACTGCACTCAATTGGTTTTTTAAACAGTACCCAACAGTTAAACAGCTGATATTAGTGTCAAATCGTATAGATACCCAATATACACGCCACTTTATTGTACCTAACTCGGCCTCTATTAGCGTTAATGAACTTAATCAACTTTTACAACGAGCGCTAGATGCCAATGTGTTGCAGCCCATATATCGTAAATATGGCTTAACCCCCCCTAGTTCCTTTCTCTAA
- the ffh gene encoding signal recognition particle protein, whose amino-acid sequence MFENLSDRLTKTLKNISGRGRLTEDNIKDTLREVRMALLEADVALPVVREFIAKVKESAVGQDVSKSLTPGQVFVKIVQKELEIAMGEINESLNLKATPPAVVLMAGLQGAGKTTSVAKLSKYLKEREKKKVLVVSADVYRPAAIKQLETLASDVGVDFFPSDIKQNPIDIANAAIAHARNHYFDVLIVDTAGRLHIDGDMMDEIKALHAAIEPIETLFTVDAMTGQDAANTAKAFNDALPLTGVILTKTDGDARGGAALSIRHITGKPIKFMGVGEKIEALEPFHPDRIASRILGMGDVLSLIEEVEQKVDRKQAEKLAKKVKSGKGFSLEDFRDQLVQMKNMGGMMGLVDKLPGMGNMSEQIKGQMDDKVTIRMEAIINSMTPKERERPEIIKGSRKRRIAAGSGTQIQDVNKLLKQFTQMQKMMKKMSGKGGMQKMMRSMKGMMPPGGPGGFGGFGR is encoded by the coding sequence ATGTTCGAGAATTTATCAGATCGCTTAACGAAGACCCTTAAAAATATCAGTGGTCGAGGTAGACTTACTGAAGACAACATTAAAGATACGTTACGTGAAGTGCGAATGGCACTTTTAGAAGCTGACGTAGCCTTGCCTGTTGTCCGTGAATTTATTGCAAAAGTAAAAGAAAGTGCGGTAGGACAAGATGTTTCAAAAAGCCTAACGCCAGGGCAAGTATTCGTTAAAATTGTTCAAAAAGAACTCGAAATTGCCATGGGTGAGATTAATGAATCATTAAACCTAAAAGCGACGCCACCAGCGGTTGTATTAATGGCAGGTTTGCAAGGTGCGGGTAAAACCACTTCTGTAGCCAAACTCTCTAAGTATTTAAAAGAAAGAGAAAAGAAAAAAGTATTGGTGGTCAGTGCTGACGTATATCGCCCGGCCGCAATTAAGCAGTTAGAGACACTTGCGTCTGATGTTGGGGTTGATTTTTTCCCCAGTGATATTAAACAAAATCCCATCGACATTGCTAATGCCGCGATAGCGCACGCCAGAAACCACTATTTTGATGTGTTAATTGTTGATACCGCTGGTCGATTACATATTGATGGCGACATGATGGATGAAATTAAAGCGTTACATGCGGCAATTGAACCAATCGAAACCTTGTTTACTGTTGATGCCATGACTGGCCAAGATGCCGCAAATACCGCAAAAGCTTTTAACGATGCGTTACCATTAACGGGGGTTATCCTAACCAAAACTGATGGTGATGCTCGTGGTGGTGCAGCGCTTTCGATCAGGCATATCACAGGAAAGCCGATTAAATTTATGGGTGTTGGTGAAAAAATTGAAGCGCTTGAACCATTCCATCCTGATCGAATTGCATCACGTATTCTTGGCATGGGTGATGTACTGTCACTTATTGAAGAAGTTGAACAAAAAGTTGATCGTAAACAAGCAGAAAAACTTGCCAAGAAAGTTAAGTCAGGAAAGGGGTTTTCGCTAGAGGACTTTCGCGATCAGCTCGTACAAATGAAAAACATGGGTGGTATGATGGGCCTTGTAGATAAGTTACCGGGGATGGGTAATATGTCAGAGCAAATAAAGGGCCAAATGGATGATAAAGTTACTATCCGAATGGAAGCGATTATTAATTCAATGACACCGAAAGAACGTGAACGTCCAGAGATCATCAAAGGTTCTAGAAAGCGTCGTATAGCGGCGGGCTCAGGCACACAAATTCAAGACGTTAATAAATTGCTAAAGCAGTTTACCCAAATGCAAAAAATGATGAAGAAAATGTCTGGTAAAGGTGGGATGCAAAAGATGATGCGTTCCATGAAAGGTATGATGCCTCCGGGAGGACCTGGTGGTTTTGGAGGTTTCGGCCGATAA